TAATGATTATTTTCTATTAATGCTTCTAACGTCATCACTGTCAAGTCTTTTTAACCTCTCTATAAATTTGCCTTCATTTTCCTTATTTGGTAGTTGGACAGGATAGAGAGAAAAAGGTATAGGCAACGGCTTTCCGAAATCTTCCGAGTGTTGGATGTTGCAGATGGCTTACTCCAGTTGCAGCATCCTGTGACAAGGTCAATGCTTCGGAGAAGAAGGCCACTTCCCAATGTTGCTCCGGCCCGGGCAAATCGGGCCTGTCAAAGTGTTGTTGTCGAGGACCCCGAGCCGATGGATCCTGGAATGCCATCTTTGTTAGCTGACGCCCTGACAGATCTTATCCCGGTGTATCATGACCAGTGATACCGTTTTACGTACCAACGTCGCTCTGGTGGTTATCCCAAGAAGCAACAGATGGACGATTCGGGAATGGTGGCTCCGATGGTGGATGGTGAATCATCTGGCAACTTTGCCGTTGATCCTGCTTCATTTGTTGATGGTGGTGTGGTGCTGCATACCCCTGCAGTGGTGATGGCACCCAACTTCCATCAGTAGTTGTTTTGAACATGTTCTGTTTTTTGGTTCCCATGTGTTGGCTTTTAACaacagggacaagtacttggtttgtTTAAGATAGGTTACGTGTATGTGTAAAAATACCTATCTGTTTTGTGGCGGTTTgtgtatctattaccaagatacccgccGTAAGTGCTGTATGTTTTAACCCTATGACTTGTGTAGTTGAAAATATTTCGTGTTTAAGGGTGTTGTTTGTAGTTTTACCGTTTTATGCACACATTGTGCGATGGTAACTTATGATAAAAACAAAAGTAAATGACTTTTATTAAACTTGAACTGAAGTAAAATGAAAGAACACCACTGCGAGTGAGTTACACTTGTGGAATGAGAAAAGTAGTTCACTCTTGCTGTTAGGAGCAAGGTCTTACAAGTAACATTTCCTTAATTGAGCGATGTTCCAACTGCGTGGTACTGGTGTGCCATCTAGCCGAGATAGGCGATAGGCCCCTTTGCCCAGATCCTCTTGGATGACATAAGGGCCTTCCCAGTTTGGGCCCAGCTTGCCCGAAGGTTCCATCCTGCTTGCTTCGTTGTCACACATAACATAATCTCCTGTTTTGAAATTCTGTTTGGCCACCCGCTGGTTATAGTATTTTTCCAATGCCTTCTTATATTTTGCTTCGCTGATGGCGGCTGCCTCACGCCTTTCTTCCAGTAAGTCTAGGCCTTCCCTTAGAGATCTATCATTGTCATCGCCTATGTTGAGGCGGCGTAGTGACGGTAATCTCGCTTCAGCGGGTATCATTGCTTCCGCTCCATAGGTTAGGCTAAACGGGGTTTCATTGTTGCTGGTTTTGGGCATTGTTCTGTGTGCCCAAAGGATGTTTGGCAATTCTTCCACCCAGGAGCTTCCCTCGTGGCCTAGTCGTTTCTTGATGCCATCCAGCAAACTTCTGTTTGTCCGCTCTACTTAGCCATTTCCTTGGGGGTGTGCTACTGATGTGAAGATTTGTTGGATGTGGAGGTTAGCGCACCATTCTTGGAAAATTCTATCTGTAAACTGTGTTCCATTGTCGCTTACCAGGTACAGCGGCAATCCAAACCGGCATACTATGTGTTCCCAGAGGAATTTTTTGGCATTATCCGCCGTTATTTTGGCTAAAGGCTTagcttccacccacttggtgaagtaatcaactGCCACGATTAGGTACTTTAACCTTCCGGGAGCCGGCGGGAAAGGTCCTACGATATCAACGGCCCATTTCTGGAAAGGCCATGCTGCTGTCACTGGTACTAGGTTGTTCTTGGGCCTTATTGTTTGAGGAGCGAATTTCTGGCAACTGCGGCATTTCGGAAGTTCTATTACAGCGTCTTCGTGCATCCCAGGCCAATAATATCCCGCGCTATGGATTTTGGCTACCACCGCCCGGGGTCCAGTGTGTATGCCGCATAGACCTGCATGGATTTCGCTGATGAGATACTTTGCCTCTGTTGGGGAGACATATCGCAGCAGTGGGCCCAGGTAAGACTTTCTGTATAGGACACCATTATTGATCTCATACTGTAGCGCTTTCGTTTGTATCTTCTGCGCTTCGCCCTTGGCGGGAGGTAGCTCCCTCGTTTCAAGGAAACGTAAAACCGGAGTGTACCAGCAAGGATCTTCCGCTGTAACGGCAGAAACATTCCGTGGTTCGATTGAGGGTGTCTGCAACGTTTCGAGTTTGACTTCCTTTTCCATACCTGAGGTGGCGAGTTTGCTGAGAGCATCTGCTATCTGGTTCTTGCCTCTATGTACGTGATTGAGCGTGACGTTATCAAAAGAATCCATGAGTTCCTTTGTTTTTGCCAAGTATTTTGCCATCGATTCATCTTTGGCTTCGTATGTTTCGTTTAcctgattgttgaccagcagtgAATCAACATACGTGTCTACCCTTGCCGCTCCCATAGATTTCGCCATTCTCAGGCCTGCTAGTAGTGCCTCGTATTCCGCTTCATTGTTAGAACATTCGAAATCGAAGCGTAAGGCGTACATCAGCCTGATCTCATCTGGGCTTATCAACATTAAACCGGTTCCAGATCCCTTTCCACTAGATGACCCATTGGTGTATAGTTTCCAGGTCTGCCGGGCAGTGCTGGATTCCGGGATGTCTTGGACGACTGGGTCCACGATAACTTCTCCTTCAGGTATTTCGGCTAGAAAGTCAGCGATTACTTGTCCCTTAACTGCTGTTCGTTTCTGATATTCGATGTCCAAAGCGCCAAGTTCAATTGCCCACTTGGCCAGTCTACCAGAAATCTCCGGCTTGTGCAGGACTTGTTGCAGTGGGTAATTGGTTAGGACCTGTACGCGGTGTGCCTGGAAATATCTTCTCAGTCGCCGTGTGGCGTGTACCAGTGCCAAGACCAGCTTTTCCAATGTGGGATACCGCGTTTCGGGTCCCGCTAATACTCGGCTGATGTAACATATCGGTGTTTGTCTTCCGTCCCGTTCAACCATGAGCACAGCGCTTACTGCGGTACACGCCTTATTTAAATCTTTgaaatcaatgcacattcgcCACGTTCCATCTGGCTTTTTTACCATGACCGGGTTGGATACCCATGTATGGTATTATGTTTCCCTGAGGATTCCAGCTTCCACTAATTTTCGTACCTCTTTGACAACTGCTGCTCGTCGGTCTGGGGCCATGCTACGTTTACCTTGTGCGACTGGCTTAACGCCTGGGAGCATTGCAAGTTTGTGTTCTGCTTTATCACGGGGGACTCCTGTCATGTCAGAATGTTCAAAAGCGAAGATGTCAACATTTCTTCTCAACAATTGCTTCAGGTCGCTTCTAATTTCTGGAGAAAGGGTGTCCCTGATTGTGACCGTTTGGTCCGGATGGCGTGTGCTTAGTACCCATCTTTCTGGGCCCGTAGCTCCGGTGGGCCCTTGGCGGTATCTTTTGGTACTTAGTACTTCTCCAATCTTGTCACGAAACACAGTTGCAATACCCCGCGGTGTAGGAAACTTCATGAATCCTCGTGCCGTGGAGACTATAGCATCCAATTTTCCCAGGGTGAACATTCCGATAATCAAGTTATGATATGACTCAGTGCGGACCACGAGGAAGGTCAGGAGTATGGTTCTTTCTCTAGGTGATTGCCCAAAAGTTACCGGGAAAGTGATCTGACCAATAGGGTCAACCTTTTCCCCCGTGAACCCTTTGATGGGGGCGTGTACTGATTCAAGCAGCTTTCTATCTTCTGGTTGCATTCTGTTGAAACAATGCTCATAGATAATGTCTTCTGAGCTCCCGGTGTCAACCAGGATTCGCCTCATGTGGTAGTCTCCTACTGCAGCGGATATGATCAGGGCATCTGTGGTAAGGTGCAAGTCCTCCATACGAGGTTCTATggtcattgttgccaacatcCAGGGTTCGAGCGTGGAGAAACTCCGTTTTGCCCCCCTTCCCATATCCGCGTGTACCATATTCAATTCACGCGGCCTCTTGCCTGCCGTCTTATCATTTTCTTCCTTGACGACAGGTGGGCCCTGCTTGATATCTCTTACTAGGTGTGCCAATTTGCCCGCCTTTACAAAATATTCGATCTGTTTTTTAAGCTGAAAACAATCGTTGGTATCATGACCGCTTCCCCTTGTGGTATTCATAGTACTTACTCGTATCTTTGTTAGGATTATCTTTCAGTGGTTTTGGTGGGTTAAACCTGAGGTTTTCTGAGGCTAAAATTTCAGCCGGTGTCTTGCTCAAGTTGGGGTATTCGGATCGAGGTTTCGACGACTCATTTCTCGAATAGGTGTTTCGGTGTCTATCGTACCGCGCGTCTTTGTCGTTTCTCTGGTATCGGTCTCCCCTGCTTTTGCCTTTAGACCCCCGGTGATCCTTTTCCTCCTGGTTTTTTAGGGCTTCTTTTTTCCTATTGGCTGCATGGCTAGCTGCCACTGCCTTCTCTTGTATGACGTATACTTTGGCTATTCGGAGTATTTCATCGATTGTTGGGGGTACGCCGTCCCTTCCATGTAGCGTCCTCAGTAACTCGTCATCATTTACACCCTGAAGGAAAGCTCCACATACCAGGTCATTTGTCACGCCCGGGATCGCCAGGCTTTCCTTGTTAAACCTGATGATAAAGTTTTCTACCGTCTCATTGTCTCGCCGACGGATGTGGAGGAGCTCGTTTCTATCTTTCGTGTGTCTGCGCTGCTGGCTAAACTGTAAGATGAATTTGGATTCTAAATCTTCAAAGCTGTCTATTTCACCTGTAGGCAGACTATCCCACCAGACTCGGGCCGCTCCCACTAGCGTTTGTACGAACATTTTGCACCACAAGGGCATGGACCAACAGGCTACCTCGCCGGCGCTTTTGAATAAGTTGAGATGGTCATCCGGGTCGGCGAGGCCATCATATTTGCCAACCGTTTGGGGCATCTTGGGTTTCTCCTTGATAGGGGCCTCGGCGATTCTTCGGGTGAATTTAGACCGGAAAGTCGCGTCTATTGGCTTGTACGGCCTGGTGAGTTCGTCTTCTTCCACATTTATAGGCTGTATCAGTGGGGCGTCCATACCCGGGGCAGTACCCACTATAGGATTGGAATTTCCTAGTGGAGACACCCGAGGCCTGACCGTGTTTCCCCTGTCGTAAACAGGTTCAGCTGTAGGCGGAGTTTGGGTGTAAACCGGTTGTGGTGTTGGGAGATTCCACCAAGGCGGCATGTAAGCCGCGTGTGGCGATTGAGTGCTACCTTGCGCGGTTCCCCGGAGCGGGTATGCCGAACCCCCGTATAAGGGTAAATATCCATACGGGGGTGCATAACAATACCCAGGGAAGTATACTTGGTTTCCTGGTGTGACGGGGGCGTTCATAATTCCGGCCGGCATGATGACCGGCTGATGGGGCGGTGTTGATAATGCCGCCGTAAGCGCCGCTGAGTATAGCGGTGGCATCGAGTTGGTATTCAGAGGTTGATAGTATTGAGGCATGCTAGTTTGTGGTACGATGGTGCTGGGGCTTGCCGATGTGATAACAGGGACGGAGGAGAGGCGTGAAGCCTGGGCATTAGTAGTTGCCGCTGGGGTGAACATATTACCGCTAGTTCCCCCTAACTCCCTCGATTGCAGTTGCGAGGGCATGTAAAGAAACGGATTTGTCACCACTGTCTGGGGAAGAACGGTGGTGATGCTGTCAAAACCTGGCGGCGGTCCTTCTGTCTCGAACTCTGGGTCCAGCGACCTTGTAACGGCTGGGGGAGACTGCGTGGTAGCAGCGAGGCTCGTCCCCAACGTCAGGTTATTGTTTGTCATCGTTTGATCTACTACATTCCGATAACTTGCCATGAGGTTCTGTCACTGAATAGgtccacggatggcgccaatgaagaaacactgacctatgCGGTGATTACGGGCTAGGACTTCAATGACCAGTGACCCGAACGATCggctgcaaaacagaaaacaccgttaggactcgttacaggaatggggttattcctgtaaccaccctccggcgtgagaataagtctcggtttgtgGGAGTAAAAGGAAATTGAGAGGAGAAAGTTATATGAGAGCAAGATGATCATACCTTATACGTTTACCTTTATTTATaggttttccattagggttttctctaacctaggatatattccgataagttagggatttacatgatcttcccgaaaagttggagatttggttATGTAACTTCCGTGCGGAGATGGAAAGTTCTAGAATAATCATTTATATTCATATTAAAATAATAGGTTGGAACTGGGTCGGGTTGACCGAtgcgggtcatacctcgtcacccttcattaaaagggagaaaATCACAAAAAGGAGTGTGGTTAACTAAAAAATTTAACCAGGTTTTACTTTTGGATGAAAATtgcaacaaaattgaaactacAGGGACCCGGATTcaaaaaggtttgagttttggactaaaatgacaaaagtgaccaaaccttagggaccattTTGGTAGTTTACTCACTAGATATATAAAGAACCTGTTAACTCTAACGCAACATCCTTTGCAATGGCAAATGCTTGttaagagtaaattactattttgaCCTCTGTGTTTTATTCCGTTTAACCCCTTTAGTTCAAAAAGGAATCTTTTGACACATTAGACCCTAAGATTTCATTTTAAAAagtttttggcccctaacactagcCATGTTACTTTTTTCTAGTTAAGCCTCAGGGTATTATGATCATTTTATAGCTTAGGGACTGTTTATGTAAGTTATaaagttttttaatatttttatttgtttaattacttaattttttatttctttttttcacgattattatttaacaaaatacgttttaaatatataaaaaatacatatttctttaacaatttttttataaatgccgtttttaaaaacatttgtatttttaacatttttaaaaccgtctatcatttttaaaatcgtttttttaaactgtttatttttaaaatcatattGAGCAGTTCATTTTTTACTATTCTTTTTAAAACCatatgttttttaaatttttttaacaattCATTTTTTTAATGTCGTTCATTTTTAAAACCATTTATTTTAAAGCGTTCCTTTTAGAACCGTTTTTGTAAAGTGTTACTTTTATTCTTAAAGTGTTATTTGGATCTTTTATCCTTtctaaaaattcatttttttggACTGTTTGTTTGCTTGAAATTCGTTCAGTTTTTCAACTTTTTGTTTATTAAAATCATTCGCTTTAAAACCTTATAGTTTTAACATAATTTGTTAACAccatttgtttttttataaatgttgttttttttaaaatttttgaaaaaactgTTCATTTATTTAAAATTGTTCATTTTTACCTTCTTTTAACAATCgtatttttaactttatattctataatttatttattttcgatagcaaaaataaacttcaaaaaaTGATTGATTTTAAATATCAAAgaaatttaaaaatgaaagaatCTAAAAATCAAAGGAACTTAAAAAAgaacaattttaaacaaacaaacaaacaaacggtTTTTTCGAAGATCTATAAATACGCCGTTTATAAAAATAAAGCAAAAGGTACTTAAAGTTATGTTAAAAATATAAGATTTTATAAAGAgtatattttaataaataaatggTTTAGAAAATGAATGAGTTTCGAACAAACCAAAGGTCCGAAAAATGAAAGATTTTAAGAAAGATAAATGTTTCGAATAACGCTTTAAAAAGGAAACGTTTTACAAAAATGGTTCTAAAAGGAACACtttaaaaataaacaattttAAAAATGAACGACTTAAAAAAACCAATTGTTTAAAAATATATGGTCTTAAAAAGAATGGTAAAAAATGATCTGTGCAATTTTTTTAAACGAATGACTTAAAAAGAATGAttttaaaaacaaacaatttaaaaagaaatgattttaaaaacgatagacggtttttataatttttaaaacaatttttttaaaaaaaatgacatttacaaaaaaaaaaaaaatcaaactgttcaagaaatatgtatttatttgtatatttaaaaggtattttgttaaataacaatcatgaaataaagaaataaaaaattagtaattacacaaataaaaatattaaagaaTTTTATAATTTACATAAACAACTCCTAAGCTATAAAAGGACCATAATACCCTTGGGCTTAACTGGAAAAAAGTAACATAATTAAGGTTagggaccaaaaccgttaaaAAATGCAATTTAGAGTCTGTTATGTCAAAAGATTCATTTTTCGACTGAAATGGTGAAACTGATTAAACCACAAGAgccaaaatagtaatttactcGCTTGTAAATATATAAAGAACCTTTTAACTGTAATGCAAAATCCTTTGCAATGGCTAATGCTTGTAAATATAAATGACATTTCCACTCACCAGGTTATTTTTCCACAACAACCGCTCACTACTCTATCACAAACTCCACTTACACCCGAATCCGTACCGGAAACTCAATCTACACCATCCGAATCCTCTACGCGAAGAAAACAAAACCATAAAAAGAAAACCGAGTccaaaaaggaaaaagaaaaagaggATCGTCGTGTATGTCCGTGGACAAACGAAGAAGAGCTGATGTTGACGAAAACTTGCCTTTCGATTTTGGAGAATCGGTTATAggtatattttatttttttattgcaAAAATACATTTCATAActgtaacatattttttttaaatgtatattTTTTATAGGTATCAACCAACATAGT
This genomic stretch from Helianthus annuus cultivar XRQ/B chromosome 8, HanXRQr2.0-SUNRISE, whole genome shotgun sequence harbors:
- the LOC110870082 gene encoding uncharacterized protein LOC110870082 → MVKKPDGTWRMCIDFKDLNKACTAVSAVLMVERDGRQTPICYISRVLAGPETRYPTLEKLVLALVHATRRLRRYFQAHRVQVLTNYPLQQVLHKPEISGRLAKWAIELGALDIEYQKRTAVKGQVIADFLAEIPEGEVIVDPVVQDIPESSTARQTWKLYTNGSSSGKGSGTGLMLISPDEIRLMYALRFDFECSNNEAEYEALLAGLRMAKSMGAARVDTYVDSLLVNNQVNETYEAKDESMAKYLAKTKELMDSFDNVTLNHVHRGKNQIADALSKLATSGMEKEVKLETLQTPSIEPRNVSAVTAEDPCWYTPVLRFLETRELPPAKGEAQKIQTKALQYEINNGVLYRKSYLGPLLRYVSPTEAKYLISEIHAGLCGIHTGPRAVVAKIHSAGYYWPGMHEDAVIELPKCRSCQKFAPQTIRPKNNLVPVTAAWPFQKWAVDIVGPFPPAPGRLKYLIVAVDYFTKWVEAKPLAKITADNAKKFLWEHIVCRFGLPLYLVSDNGTQFTDRIFQEWCANLHIQQIFTSVAHPQGNG